The Coprobacillus cateniformis DNA window GATAGGCAATTAAATGATGGTACAAATAAAGTTGAATGCCATTTGGTCTTGAGTGTACAAGGATATGATTATTATAGTTTGTTACAGACTACAAAAGCACCTATAGTGATTTCTTTGATACTTGTATACAAATAGTGGGTAAAGACCGATTTCATCTTACAAGGCTTGATATAGCGATTGATGATAAGAATGAAATACCGTATTTCACTGTTGAACAGATAAAGCGAAAATGATTCAAAAACGAATTTATATCAAAGAGGAAAACTATTAATAGTTAATAATTAAAGAAGATGTGAAACTCAAGAATATTATAATTCCAGAATGGTGTATCTATAGAATATATATTAAAAATTAAGAACGAGGAGAGATTTGAACTATATCTTCTATCTTTGTTTTTCAATATAAGCGCGAATTTATTCCGAATTATCTTTCCATATATCTCTTTTTAGTGTTTTGTTACTGCCAACAAGATTGAGAACATATATAAAGTTATTCTTATGATCAAAGAAAATTTATATATGAATAAGTTTGAGTTTTAAGAAATCAATTAAATTCGCAATTTTACAAAATACCTTTAATATAATTAGAAATACTTTGCCTTTTTATACTCTATCCTATATAATAACATTGGTTTTAAGGGGGATACTATGTTTAGCGATATTGATGTATTATGTAAATTGGGACATATTAAATATAATATAATGAAAACTGATCCATTACGTTTCTTTGTGAGATCATTTATGGCAGGTGCTTATTTAGGTGTTGCAGCAATCTTATCTTATACTTTAGGTGCTTTACTTAATGATCATACAGTTGTTGGGAAGATTGCTGTTGCAGGGACATTTGGAATTGGTTTGGTAGCAATTGTTTATTTAGGTGCAGAACTTTTTACTGGAAATTGTTTTGTGAGCATTATGCCAGTTTTAAAAGGAGAATTAAAGTTTCATCAGATTCTTCCAATGTGGATTGTCTGCTATATTGGGAATATGGTAGGAATTGCTTTGGTTTGTTTCTTATATATCAAAAGTGGAGCACAGGAAGCAATCATGATTCCTTATTTACAAGGGGTTATGGAATCTAAACTTCAGTTTGATGTTATGGAATTATTGATTAAAGGGATCTTATGTAATTTTATAGTCTGTATTGCAGCTTATTCAGGTGTTAAAATCAAAGATGAAACAGCACGTTTAATTGTGATTATGGTGTTTGTCATGGCATTTGTATTACCAGGTTTTGAACACTGTATTGCTAATGGTGGAATTTTTACAATGGGACTAACTCAATTAGGAAATACAGTGAATTGGTTAACATTACCATTACATATGTTATTATCGACCTTAGGGAATATATTAGGTGGAAGTGTTTTATTGGCTGTTCCTATATATATCATGTTTAAAGCACCTCAGTCAGAAATAAAAAAATAAGAAAAGTTCTTACATATAATTTAAAAATATGATAATATACTTTATGTTACAAAAAAAATATGATATTGGTATAATTGGAAACGGTACATGTGTGTCACATGGTTATGAACAACACACATGTTTTTTTGTGCCTAAAATAAAGGAGGGTACAATATGCCTAAGACAAAATTACAGAATTTTATATTTACATCGATGATGGCTTTTTTAATGGTTTATGCCATGATTTGCTATAATATCGCAATTGCTACAGGAGGGATGACAAATCAAGTCTTCATAATGGCTTTTCAGGAAATGATTGTGATGTGGCCAATAGCTATTATTTTAGAATTATTTGTTGTAGAGAAAATTGCACAGAGTTTAACGTTTAGATTGGTTGATTCACAAGCAGATCATTTATTCCATATAACAATTATACTTTGTTCAATGATTGTCTGTCTCATGTGTCCTATGATGAGTTTTATAGCCACATTTTTATTTAAGAATGCTGGAATACATTTCATAGCAGTGTGGCTACAAACAACAGTCATAAATTTTCCTATGGCATTAGGATGGCAAATCTTTTTTGCTGGTCCGTTAATTAGAAAAATCTTTAGACAAATCTTTGTAAATGAATAAAAATAAAAGTCTAATGTGAACAAAAAAACAAATTGTTCAAGTTTGATGAATAGATGATTTTTATTGATAAATACAAGATAAAATAACCAGTTAGAATGAATTAGTTAAAATTATTGAATAAAGTTTGAATTTGTGAAAAGTTGCGCATGATTCAATCTTTTTTCAAATAAACTATTTTTCTTGAAATGTCAAAAAAATAGGAGTAAACTAGGTGAGGAACTAAAAGATAAAGTGAGGAGGGATTATTTTGGACAAGATTATTCAGGATATTGTTGCAGTCGATTTAGAGTGCTCTACAAAGGTTGAAGAAGCTAAGAAAAAGAAATTAGATGTTCAATCCAATATGAGTGCAAAGAAAAAAGAAATCTATGACTCTTTTGTCAAAGAATATCAGGTAAAAGTTGATGCTCATAAAAAAGAGTTAGAGGCACAAATTCAAGAAACTAAGGTCAAAAATGAACAAGAGTACACAGAATCACTGAGTCAACTCTCAAGTCTTTACGAGCAGAACAAAGAGAAATGGGTTTCTACGCTTGTTAATCGTTGTAAAGAAATTTAGAGAAGAGGTGATCGTATGAGTTCTTTTTCATCAAATGCCATTCTTGCAAAAGCAAGGTCTATGTATTCACATAGATTAACTGAGCAAAATTATGAAGAACTACTAAAAAGAAGAAGTATTAATGATTTAGTCGCTTATCTAAAAAGTGAAACTGCTTATAGTGATATCTTATCTGATATAAAAGAAATCAATATTCATCGTGGGCAGTTAGAAAATTTATTAAATAAAGAAATATTTTTAAGGTTAAACCGATTAATGAGATATGCTTCTAAAAAGGAATTAGAATTCTATCGATTAGGTGTAACTGAATTAGAAATTCAATTAATTTTGACAAAAGCAAGATTAATTGTCTCTGATTACTACACAGGATATGAAATTGAAGTTCCTGATTATTTGAATAAGTATGCAAGTTTTGATTTGTATGGATTATTAGCGGTGAATGATTATGATAGTTTGTTGGTGCTCTTAAGAGGAACAAAGTATTATGATGCATTCTTAAAATATAAACCAGATGATGATAAACCATTGGATTCTAACTTATTAGAATTAGAATTAAAACATATTTATTATAAAGAGTATGTTGATACAGTCAATAAATTATTTAAAGGAAAAAAACGTAAAGATTTATTAACAATGATCAATACCTCTATAGAGTTACAGAATATTACAAAAATATATCGTTTAAAGAAATATTTCAATGCAACTCCAGAACAAATCAAAGAAACTCTTTTCTTAGAATATAGTCGTATTCCAAGAAGTGTTATGAGTGAATTGATTGAAACAAAAGATGCAAGTGAATTCTTAAAAAAACTTGCTGAATCACCGTATAAATTATTTGTAGATGATAATGAATTTGTTTACATTGAATATTATACAGAGAAGATTAATTATCATTTGGCTAAACGTTTTATGCGTTTTTCAACTGATAGTGCATTGGTTTATATGACGTATAAGATTGTATATCAAGTAGAAATAGATAATCTTAAGCATATAATTGAAGGTTTAAGATATGGAGAGACACCGAGTCAAATTGAATCGATGTTAATCTACTAGGGGGATTTATTTATGGCTATAGAAGAAATGGTATTGTTAAATATGACTTTTGATCGTCATGAACTTGACGAAGTCTTATTTAAATTAAAAGGTTCACAGTACTTTTATCCTCAATCTGCTTCAAAGATTGTTAATAACGTCAAAGGTGTACATGCATTACAAGAAGACAATGTTTATACTCAGTTATTAGATCGTTTGATTCAGATTGCATCTGATATAAAGTTGGATTTAAATCGTGATTTAGCTCCAGGACATACATTAGATTATCAAGTTAAATCTGATTACTTAACTGGTCTGGAAGAAGAAATCAAAAAAATTAAGGATGTTCAAGATCAATTGATACAAGAAAAAGATGAAAATGAGAAAACATTAGAAATGTTAAATCGTTTGAGTTTGTCTGAAGTCAATCTAGATCAATTATTAGAATGTCAATATGTACAAGCAAGATTTGGTCGTTTTAAAAGACAAAATCTTGATAAGATTAAGTACTATGAGGGTCGACCATTTATATTTAATAAACTTGGAGAAGATCATCATTATGTTTGGTGCTGTTATATAGTAACAAATAACTTACAGTTGGAGGTTGACAACATCTTCCAAGCGTTAGGGTTTGAAGAAATTAAAATTCCTTCATTTGTGCATGGGAAATTAGAGGATGCAAAAAAGGAATTAAAAGATGAAATTGATGCAATGCAGGAATATATCTTGCGTATGGATCAAAAGATGACAATTTTAAGAGAAACACATAAAGTTGATTTGTTGAAGTTATATTCAACAGCTTCGTTCTTACAAAGAATAGAAGAATATAAAATTTTTGTGGTTGATTATCAAAGTAAATGTGCAATTTATGGATTTATTCCAACACGTATTCTTGATGAATTTAAAAATCAGATGAAAGATATTGAGAGTATGGAATATCAAAAATTACCTGCTGATATTTTAGATCATCAACAAGTTGTTGCACCAACAGTTGTGCATAATGCAAAAATTGTCAAACCATTTGAGGCAGTAAGTAAAGTGAAACAATCTGATAAGATTGATACAACAATTGCATTTGCAGTTCTTTACTATGCAGTCTTTATTATCTTTTTGGGGGATTTAGGAGTTGGAGCAATCTTAGCATTGCTTGGACTTTTGATGAGAAAGAAGAAAATGGGGTCATTACTTCTTTCATTAGGTATAGCATCAATGCTAGGCGGATTGATTTATGGAGATCTCTTCTATACAATGAATCTTTACCCAGCAATAGCATTACCACTGTCAACAGTGTTTAAACTTGTTGATGGAATAGTTCTTTTAATTGCAGGAACGTTTACAATTAATGCATTTAAAAAAATGTATTTAGAAAATTCTACAATTGAAAGAGTTCTCTCAATGAAGGGAATTTGTGGTTTGATTGTTGTATATGCATTGCTTGTTTATTTGGGATGTGTTTATGAAGCTCATATAAACTGGCCTGTTACACCAGTCGCTATTGTTGTCGTTGCTTGCCTTGTCTTGGTTTTTGCTAAATCAATCATCAAGAAGAAATCAACAAAGTAGAGGAAGGAGAAACATATGGCAATAGCAAAGTTGAAGCTATTAGAAATCGAATTTCCTGCCGAGCAATATGATTCGGTTTTAATGAAATTGATTAATTTGGATGGATTTCATCCTGAATATGCTTCGAAATTTGCTGATTCTGTGCAAGGATTATCGGTTTTAAATAGGGAAAACCCGTATGCTGATTTAATCGCGCGTATGGAAGAAGCGAGAGATGGATATCATTTAGATTTAAAATGTCAAGATGTTGACAATACAAGAATTAATATTATACAAGCAGATACATTTTTCTGTAATGTATTAGAACAAGTGACGAAGATTGAGAAAGTTAAAGAAGATCTTCAACAGATGATTGAAGAGAATGAGGGGACAATTTCTCAATTAGAGCATATGATTAATGCAGAAGTAGATTTTGATACTTTATTTAGCTGTCATTATTTACAAGTGAGATTTGGGCGTATTCCAACTGTTAACTTAGATAAACTTCAATACTATGGAGCACAAGAGTTTTTGTTTAAGACTTTCCACAAAGGAACAAAAGAAACTTATTGTATGTATATGACAACAGAAACAAAAGCACCAGAGATTGATAATATCTTCTCATCTTTATACTTTGAAAGAATTCATATTCCTGAGTTTGTTCATGGAACACCTGAAGAAGCTTTAAGAGTCTTAAAAGAAGAAGATGAAACAGCTAAGAATTATTTAGTTGTTTTAGATGGAAGAATTAAAGATTTATTTCAACAAAGTATTGATGAAATGAATCAAATTTATTCTGTTTCTAAGAAATTAAATGAAACATATGATGCTCAAAAATATGTCGTTGTCTTTGGTAAAAATGCAGCTGTTTATGGTTTTGCAGAAGACAAAGATGCTGAAAAAATAAAAAATGAATTTGAAACAATTGAAGATGTACATGTTGAAATCAAGCCAGCAATGGGAGATTCACGTTTGACACCACCTACAAAATTAAAGAACAACTGGTTCTCAAGACCATTTAGAATGTTTGTAGAAATGTATGGTGTTCCATCTTATACAGACTTTGACCCAACAAATTTAGTTGCTATCAGTTATACATTCTTATTTGGAATGATGTTTGGTGACATTGGTCAAGGAATTGTTTTATCGCTTATTGGATACTTCTTCTATAAATGGAAAGGTATGCAATTAGGGGCTGTAGGAATGCGTTTAGGTATTTCAAGTACTATATTTGGGTTTGTATTTGGTTCTATTTTTGGTAGTGAAGCATTATTTGAACATTTTATGGAACCAATGTTCTTACCAATGGAGTCTGAAAATACAATGACGCTATTGATGGCAGCCATTGCCACAGGAGTTATCTTAATTATTATTTCAATAGCTTTTAATATTATATTGAATTTAAAGAAAAAACATTGGGGAGATTTATTATTCTCTCAAAATGGTATTGCTGGACTTGTATTCTATGTTTCAGTCTTATTATTAGTTGCAAATATGTTAGTGGGATTAAATTTACCACTTGGTGGACCACTTTATATTGGACTTTTAATTGCAATGCCAGTCATTATGATTTTCTTAAAAGAACCATTATCTTACAAACTTGAAGGTGAAAAGATGTTCCCACATGGATTTGGAGCATTCTTTACAGAAGCATTCTTTGAATTGTTTGAAGTTATGTTAACATTTATTGCGAACACAATGTCGTTCTTACGTGTTGGTGGTTTCGTTTTATCACATGCTGGGATGATGATGGTTGTTTATACACTTGCTGAAATGGTTGCAGGTGGAACAGCAATTACATTGAGTTATTTATTGGTTGTTGTGATTGGGAATGCTTTCGTTATGTGTTTGGAAGGTATGATTGTGGGTATCCAAGTTTTACGTCTTGAATTCTACGAAATGTTCTCACGTTATTATGAAGGAAAAGGGAAACCTTTTATCTCTATTAAAGAAAGATAAAATTATATTTGGAGGAAATTTATTATGTCTATTTTAATGTTTATTTTACCATTAGTTGCAGTTGTTTTATTATCATTACCATTAGTTAAAATGTTTACTTCTAAAGTAAGCAAAGAAAGTGCGAAATGGCGTTTATTAACTCATGTTGGTGGGTTCTTCGGAGCTGTTGCTTTAACTTTATGTTTATCAATGAGTTCAGCATTCGCTGCTGATGCAGGTATGACTGGGACTTTGGCTCAAGGTTTAGGATTTATCGCTGCTGCATTAGCAACTGGATGTTCTGCATTAGGTGCTGGTATTGCCGTAGCTGCTGCTGCACCTGCAGCAATTGGAGCATTCTCTGAAAATGACAATAACTTCGGTAAAGCATTGATCTTCGTTGCCTTAGGTGAAGGGGTTGCTATTTACGGGTTATTAATTTCTATCTTAATTATCAACGCTTTATAATTTGGAAAAGAAAGGTCTGATTATATGAAGTTTTTCTTAATCAGCGATAATATTGATACATTGATGGGACTAAGACTTGTTGGAATTGAAGGTGTTGTTGTTCACAGCAGAAAAGATTTTCTGAGTGTTCTTCAAAGTAAAATGAAGGATGAAACAATTGCAATTATTTTGGTCACAACAAAGTTAGTCGATATGTGTCCAGATATTATATCTGAAATTAAATTAAAACAACAGAAGCCATTAATTACTGAAATACCTGACCGTCATGGAAACTCTAAAATCGGAGAAACAATTGATGGTTATGTATCAGAAGCAATTGGTGTAAAATTATAGGAGAATGTGATTATGCAAAATATTGATCAAGTATTTCTCTATATGAAAGATGAAATTGAAAGACAAGCTAAGAATGAAGAAAAATCTATTCTTGATGAAGTGAAAGCTCTTGAAGATGAAGCTTATGAATCTATGCGTGCTGAAGCAAAAAGAGATGCAGATTTAAAACTGAAACAAGAAGAAGAAGAAATGAGTTCTAATGCTTCGGCTGAAATTTCTGAAAGTCATATTGAAAGAACTAAAAAATTAATTGAAAAAAGAGATGAATATGTTAAAACTATTTTTGCAAAAGCAAGAGAAGAATTAGTTGCTTTTACTCAAAGTAAAGAATATGCATCTTTTATGGAAGAAAAGATTAAGAAAGTTGCTGCTGATTTTGTAGGAACAAACTCAATTATGTTTGTTGCTTCAAAAGATTTATCAATGGAGAAAGCTTTAGTAAAAGCTTTTGGATCTGATATTAAAGTAGAAGCAAGTGAAGATATTACTATTGGTGGATTTATTATTGAAAACAAAGAATCTTCTTTGGTTGTTGATGAAACTTTAGATTTTGCTTTGGCAAATCAAAAGGAATGGTTCAATAAAAATTCTGGATTAATCATTAAATAAGAACAAGGGGGATTTGAAAGTGAATGAAAATGTAATCTATTCAATCAATGGTCCCGTTGTTACAGTAAAAGATACTGATGCCTTTTCTATGTTAGAAATGGTCTATGTTGGAAATGCAAGATTGATTGGTGAAGTTATCTCAATCAAAAAAGAATTTACAACAATCCAAGTCTATGAAACGACAACAGGATTGAAACCAGGTGAACCTGTTTATCCAACAGGTCAACCTATTTCTGTAACTCTTGGGCCTGGTATTTTAAGAAATATTTTCGATGGGATTGAAAGACCCCTAGAAGAAATAGCAAAAGAATCTGGATCATTTATTCCTACAGGAAGTCATGTTGACCCACTTGATAAGAATAAATTATGGGATGTCACTGTGGTTGCTAAAGTTGGTGATCAAGTTCAAGGTGGAGATGTGTATGCAACTATTCCTGAAACAGATTTAATTATGCATAAATGTATGGTTTCGCCATATACAAAAGGTAAAGTTATTGAAGTTGCACCAAGTGGTCAATATAAAATTGATGATGTTGTGATGAAGATTGAAGATGAAGAAGGAAAGATTATTGAATGTACATTGACTCAAAAATGGCCAATCAAACAATCTAGACCAGTTGCCAAACGTCTTCCTATCTCAATGCCACTTATTACTGGACAACGTGTTATTGATACATTGTTCCCAATTGCTAAAGGTGGGACAGCAGCTATTCCTGGTGGATTTGGTACTGGAAAAACAATGACACAGCATCAGCTTGCTAAATGGTGTGATGCTGATATTATTGTTTATGTAGGTTGTGGAGAACGTGGAAATGAAATGACACAGGTTCTTGAAGAATTTAGAGAATTGATTGACCCTAAGTCAAATAAACCTTTAACAGACAGAACTGTCTTAATTGCAAACACTTCTAATATGCCAGTTGCAGCTCGTGAAGCTTCTATTTATACTGGAGTTACACTGGCTGAATATTACCGTGATATGGGTTACCATGTTGCGATTATGGCTGACTCAACTTCTCGTTGGGCAGAAGCATTACGTGAAATCTCTGGACGTTTGGAAGAAATGCCTGCTGAAGAAGGGTTCCCTGCATACTTGCCTTCACGTTTATCTCAATTCTATGAACGTGCTGGATATATGAACAATTTAAATGGAACAAAAGGTTCTGTTACAATTATCGGGGCAGTTTCTCCTCAGGGAGCTGACTTCTCTGAACCAGTTACTCAAAATACAAAACGTTTCGTTCGTACATTCTGGGCATTAGATAAAGCATTAGCTTATGCTCGTCACTATTTTGCAATTAACTGGAATCAAAGTTATAGTGAATATATTCCTGATTTGGAAAGATGGTTTAACAAAAATGTTGATCCTAAATTCTTAAGAGATCGTCAAGAATTATCTAGTATTCTTGCTGAAGAAACAAAATTAATGGAAATTGTTAAATTAATGGGATCTGATGTTTTACCTGATGATCAAAAATTAATTATTGAAGTTGCTAAATTAGTACGTGTTGGTTACTTACAACAAAATGCTTTCCATCCAGATGATACTTATGTACCATTAGAAAAACAATTAAAAATGATGGAAGTCATTCTTTATCTCTATAAACGTGGTAAAGAAGTTGTTAATGCTGGTAAACCAATTCGTTTGATTATGGAAACTGGTATCTTTGATAAAGTCATTAAAATGAAATATGATGTTCCAAATAATCATTTAGATTTATTTGATGATTATTATAAAGACATTGATGAAGCTGTTGCATCTATAGACTAAAGGAGGAATAAGTTATGAGTCTTCAATATGTAGGTTTGAATGAAATTAACGGTCCATTAGTCGTATTAGATCATGTCAAAGGTGCATCATACGACGAAATGGTTGAATTACAATGTAAAGATGGTTCAACACGTTTAGGACGTGTTGTTCAAATAGAAGGTGAAAGAGTTGTTGTTCAGGTTTTTGAAGGAACAAACTCACTTTCCCTTGCAAATACAAAAACAAGATTATTAGGTCATCCAATGGAATTACCTGTTTCTAGAGAAATTTTAGGTCGTGTTTTCTCTGGAGCTGGGAAACCTATTGATGGACTTGGAGAAATCTATGCTGAGAAATCAATGGATATTAATGGTTTACCATTAAATCCTGTGGCTCGTATTTATCCAAGAAACTATATTAATACAGGAATTTCATCTATTGACTGTTTAACAACCTTGATTCGTGGTCAAAAATTACCAATATTCTCTGGATCTGGGTTGCCACATAATCAATTAGCAGTACAAATTGTTAAACAAGCAAAAGTTGCTGATGATGAAGGAAAAGGATTTGGGGTTGTTTTCGCTGCTATGGGTGTAACTAATGACGTTGCTGAATACTTTAGACGTTCATTTGAAGAAGCAGGAGTTATGCAAAGAGTTGTTATGTTCTTGAACTTATCAAATGACCCAATCATTGAACGTATCTTAACACCAAGATGTGCATTAACAGCTGCTGAATATTTAGCATTTGAACATGATATGCATATCTTAGTCATCTATACTGATGTCACTTCTTATTGTGAAGCGTTACGTGAATTCTCTTCAAGTAAGGGAGAAATTCCAGGTCGTAAAGGATATCCAGGATATCTTTATTCAGATTTAGCTTCTTTATATGAAAGAGCAGGGATTGCAAATTCTGCAAAAGGTTCTGTCACACAGATTCCAATCTTGACAATGCCTAACAATGATATTACTCATCCTGTACCTGACTTAACTGGATATATTACAGAAGGGCAAATTACACTTGATTCTGAATTGAATGCAATGGGTATTTATCCACCAGTTAGCGTTCTTCCATCATTATCACGTTTAATGAAAGATGGTATTGGTGAAGGATTTACAAGAGCTGATCACTCATCAGTTTCTAACCAATTGTTTGCAGC harbors:
- a CDS encoding formate/nitrite transporter family protein; protein product: MFSDIDVLCKLGHIKYNIMKTDPLRFFVRSFMAGAYLGVAAILSYTLGALLNDHTVVGKIAVAGTFGIGLVAIVYLGAELFTGNCFVSIMPVLKGELKFHQILPMWIVCYIGNMVGIALVCFLYIKSGAQEAIMIPYLQGVMESKLQFDVMELLIKGILCNFIVCIAAYSGVKIKDETARLIVIMVFVMAFVLPGFEHCIANGGIFTMGLTQLGNTVNWLTLPLHMLLSTLGNILGGSVLLAVPIYIMFKAPQSEIKK
- a CDS encoding DUF2798 domain-containing protein, with product MPKTKLQNFIFTSMMAFLMVYAMICYNIAIATGGMTNQVFIMAFQEMIVMWPIAIILELFVVEKIAQSLTFRLVDSQADHLFHITIILCSMIVCLMCPMMSFIATFLFKNAGIHFIAVWLQTTVINFPMALGWQIFFAGPLIRKIFRQIFVNE
- a CDS encoding V0D/AC39 family V-type ATPase subunit — protein: MSSFSSNAILAKARSMYSHRLTEQNYEELLKRRSINDLVAYLKSETAYSDILSDIKEINIHRGQLENLLNKEIFLRLNRLMRYASKKELEFYRLGVTELEIQLILTKARLIVSDYYTGYEIEVPDYLNKYASFDLYGLLAVNDYDSLLVLLRGTKYYDAFLKYKPDDDKPLDSNLLELELKHIYYKEYVDTVNKLFKGKKRKDLLTMINTSIELQNITKIYRLKKYFNATPEQIKETLFLEYSRIPRSVMSELIETKDASEFLKKLAESPYKLFVDDNEFVYIEYYTEKINYHLAKRFMRFSTDSALVYMTYKIVYQVEIDNLKHIIEGLRYGETPSQIESMLIY
- a CDS encoding V-type ATP synthase subunit I, encoding MAIAKLKLLEIEFPAEQYDSVLMKLINLDGFHPEYASKFADSVQGLSVLNRENPYADLIARMEEARDGYHLDLKCQDVDNTRINIIQADTFFCNVLEQVTKIEKVKEDLQQMIEENEGTISQLEHMINAEVDFDTLFSCHYLQVRFGRIPTVNLDKLQYYGAQEFLFKTFHKGTKETYCMYMTTETKAPEIDNIFSSLYFERIHIPEFVHGTPEEALRVLKEEDETAKNYLVVLDGRIKDLFQQSIDEMNQIYSVSKKLNETYDAQKYVVVFGKNAAVYGFAEDKDAEKIKNEFETIEDVHVEIKPAMGDSRLTPPTKLKNNWFSRPFRMFVEMYGVPSYTDFDPTNLVAISYTFLFGMMFGDIGQGIVLSLIGYFFYKWKGMQLGAVGMRLGISSTIFGFVFGSIFGSEALFEHFMEPMFLPMESENTMTLLMAAIATGVILIIISIAFNIILNLKKKHWGDLLFSQNGIAGLVFYVSVLLLVANMLVGLNLPLGGPLYIGLLIAMPVIMIFLKEPLSYKLEGEKMFPHGFGAFFTEAFFELFEVMLTFIANTMSFLRVGGFVLSHAGMMMVVYTLAEMVAGGTAITLSYLLVVVIGNAFVMCLEGMIVGIQVLRLEFYEMFSRYYEGKGKPFISIKER
- a CDS encoding ATP synthase subunit C yields the protein MSILMFILPLVAVVLLSLPLVKMFTSKVSKESAKWRLLTHVGGFFGAVALTLCLSMSSAFAADAGMTGTLAQGLGFIAAALATGCSALGAGIAVAAAAPAAIGAFSENDNNFGKALIFVALGEGVAIYGLLISILIINAL
- a CDS encoding V-type ATP synthase subunit F, which produces MKFFLISDNIDTLMGLRLVGIEGVVVHSRKDFLSVLQSKMKDETIAIILVTTKLVDMCPDIISEIKLKQQKPLITEIPDRHGNSKIGETIDGYVSEAIGVKL
- a CDS encoding V-type ATP synthase subunit E; the protein is MQNIDQVFLYMKDEIERQAKNEEKSILDEVKALEDEAYESMRAEAKRDADLKLKQEEEEMSSNASAEISESHIERTKKLIEKRDEYVKTIFAKAREELVAFTQSKEYASFMEEKIKKVAADFVGTNSIMFVASKDLSMEKALVKAFGSDIKVEASEDITIGGFIIENKESSLVVDETLDFALANQKEWFNKNSGLIIK
- a CDS encoding V-type ATP synthase subunit A produces the protein MNENVIYSINGPVVTVKDTDAFSMLEMVYVGNARLIGEVISIKKEFTTIQVYETTTGLKPGEPVYPTGQPISVTLGPGILRNIFDGIERPLEEIAKESGSFIPTGSHVDPLDKNKLWDVTVVAKVGDQVQGGDVYATIPETDLIMHKCMVSPYTKGKVIEVAPSGQYKIDDVVMKIEDEEGKIIECTLTQKWPIKQSRPVAKRLPISMPLITGQRVIDTLFPIAKGGTAAIPGGFGTGKTMTQHQLAKWCDADIIVYVGCGERGNEMTQVLEEFRELIDPKSNKPLTDRTVLIANTSNMPVAAREASIYTGVTLAEYYRDMGYHVAIMADSTSRWAEALREISGRLEEMPAEEGFPAYLPSRLSQFYERAGYMNNLNGTKGSVTIIGAVSPQGADFSEPVTQNTKRFVRTFWALDKALAYARHYFAINWNQSYSEYIPDLERWFNKNVDPKFLRDRQELSSILAEETKLMEIVKLMGSDVLPDDQKLIIEVAKLVRVGYLQQNAFHPDDTYVPLEKQLKMMEVILYLYKRGKEVVNAGKPIRLIMETGIFDKVIKMKYDVPNNHLDLFDDYYKDIDEAVASID
- a CDS encoding V-type ATP synthase subunit B gives rise to the protein MSLQYVGLNEINGPLVVLDHVKGASYDEMVELQCKDGSTRLGRVVQIEGERVVVQVFEGTNSLSLANTKTRLLGHPMELPVSREILGRVFSGAGKPIDGLGEIYAEKSMDINGLPLNPVARIYPRNYINTGISSIDCLTTLIRGQKLPIFSGSGLPHNQLAVQIVKQAKVADDEGKGFGVVFAAMGVTNDVAEYFRRSFEEAGVMQRVVMFLNLSNDPIIERILTPRCALTAAEYLAFEHDMHILVIYTDVTSYCEALREFSSSKGEIPGRKGYPGYLYSDLASLYERAGIANSAKGSVTQIPILTMPNNDITHPVPDLTGYITEGQITLDSELNAMGIYPPVSVLPSLSRLMKDGIGEGFTRADHSSVSNQLFAAYAHVQDVKSLTSVIGEDELSAVDKKYMEFGRLFERYFINQGFNTNRSIEETLDLGWSLLSVLPKNELDRIDNAVLEQFYDHEKAVSQFGLQEDGSIRELQQAVDNG